A part of Mustela erminea isolate mMusErm1 chromosome 9, mMusErm1.Pri, whole genome shotgun sequence genomic DNA contains:
- the C9H11orf91 gene encoding uncharacterized protein C11orf91 homolog, translating to MPKGRRGSQSPTMSQRPAPPLYFPSLYDRGISSSPLSDFNIWKKLFVPLKAGGAAAGGAVAGRPLPQAPQVPAPPPPPPGLGPPSERPWPPPWPSGLASIPYEPLRFFYSPPPGPEVAASPLAPGPTTPRVASASHPEELCELEIRIKELELLTITGDGFDSQRYKFLKALKDEKLQGLKTRQPGKKSASLS from the exons ATGCCGAAGGGGCGGCGCGGCAGCCAGAGCCCTACCATGAGCCAgcggccggccccgcccctctACTTCCCTTCCCTCTACGATCGTGGCATCTCCTCGTCCCCGCTCAGCGACTTCAACATCTGGAAGAAGCTCTTCGTGCCGCTGAaggcgggcggggcggcggcgggcggggcggtGGCGGGGCGGCCCctgccccaggcaccccaggttccggcccccccgccgccgccaccggGCCTGGGGCCTCCCAGCGAGCGCCCCTGGCCTCCGCCCTGGCCCTCCGGCCTGGCCTCCATCCCCTACGAGCCTCTGCGCTTCTTCTATTCGCCACCGCCGGGGCCCGAGGTGGCTGCCTCGCCACTGGCCCCCGGCCCCACGACCCCTCGGGTCGCCTCCGCCTCCCACCCCGAGGAGTTGTGCGAGCTGGAGATCCGGATTAAGGAGCTGGAGCTGCTCACCATCACTGGGGACGGCTTCGACTCTCAGCGCT ATAAATTCTTGAAGGCACTGAAAGATGAAAAGTTACAAGGACTGAAGACAAGGCAGCCTGGAAAGAAGTCGGCCTCTCTCTCCTGA